The Mycoplasma sp. 1654_15 genome contains a region encoding:
- a CDS encoding APC family permease encodes MFKKFFKNKENSNKNHLSERQFLFFGLNYIVGFGFIATISGVILTGSWGMFVFALTSLITLAVLLSFSRAANKYKDLVGSSYAYSKKTFGRSMSFFQGWNQFVQIPLFASTVPLFFSILLTSLDPEREVLYTIISVVLYILLISISTFGVRLSARFIFASAAIKWLTLAVGFGLIVYLIASSKNSFIENISDVSKPFSIVILAKTVLNFIYAYGGFEGLAGISKEVKTNRFKKLLVVLFIIIFSAYFIFYLIFLGLSKSVLIADGKENFGLDLVYKIVWGTTGSILFSIGIFFNRFSATLSSSLYYGRLIAPLAEDGYIPTFLAKKNKNGEYRNAIYTVAVISILSTIIFTIIPKALKVQNSFNSILNSGNSAYLIQYWFTIFTVLVWKWKNAEKIPLWEVIVYIIALLIIPFVLLFSFFPWIAGEEFSKDSIILIFSYFSVILLGYILWGTYSWYKNHKLSKTYKRDYLF; translated from the coding sequence ATGTTTAAAAAATTCTTCAAAAATAAAGAAAATAGCAACAAAAACCATCTTAGTGAAAGACAGTTTTTGTTCTTCGGACTTAACTATATTGTAGGTTTTGGTTTTATAGCAACAATTTCTGGTGTTATTTTAACAGGCTCTTGAGGAATGTTTGTTTTTGCACTTACTTCTTTAATTACGTTGGCTGTTTTATTATCTTTTTCACGAGCTGCTAATAAATACAAAGACTTAGTAGGTTCTTCATATGCTTATTCTAAAAAGACATTTGGAAGATCAATGAGTTTTTTTCAGGGCTGAAACCAGTTTGTGCAAATTCCTTTATTTGCTTCAACAGTTCCTCTGTTTTTTTCTATACTTTTAACCTCTTTAGATCCAGAAAGAGAAGTTCTTTATACGATTATTTCTGTAGTTTTATACATTTTGTTAATTAGTATTTCTACTTTTGGTGTTAGATTATCAGCTAGATTCATTTTTGCTTCAGCTGCTATAAAATGACTAACATTAGCAGTTGGATTTGGTTTGATTGTTTATTTAATTGCAAGTTCAAAAAACAGTTTTATTGAAAATATTTCAGATGTTTCTAAACCTTTTTCTATAGTTATTTTAGCTAAAACCGTACTTAATTTTATCTATGCTTATGGAGGTTTTGAAGGTTTAGCAGGAATTTCAAAAGAGGTCAAAACTAATCGATTTAAGAAGCTTTTAGTAGTTTTATTTATAATTATTTTTAGTGCTTATTTTATTTTTTATTTAATATTTTTAGGTCTTAGCAAAAGTGTTTTGATAGCAGATGGAAAAGAAAATTTTGGACTAGATTTGGTTTATAAAATCGTTTGAGGAACAACCGGAAGTATTTTATTTTCTATAGGAATTTTCTTTAATAGATTTTCAGCCACTCTTTCTTCAAGTCTTTATTATGGAAGATTGATAGCTCCATTAGCAGAAGATGGTTATATTCCAACATTTTTAGCTAAAAAAAATAAAAATGGTGAATATAGAAATGCTATTTACACAGTAGCAGTAATTTCAATTTTATCAACTATTATTTTTACTATTATTCCAAAGGCATTAAAGGTTCAAAATTCTTTTAATTCCATACTAAATAGTGGTAATTCTGCTTATTTAATTCAGTATTGATTCACTATTTTTACAGTACTAGTTTGAAAATGAAAAAATGCAGAAAAAATACCATTATGAGAAGTAATAGTCTATATTATTGCTTTATTAATAATTCCTTTTGTTCTTCTTTTTTCTTTCTTTCCATGAATAGCAGGAGAAGAATTTAGTAAAGATTCAATCATTCTAATTTTTAGTTATTTTTCAGTAATTCTATTAGGTTATATCTTGTGAGGTACTTATAGCTGATATAAAAACCATAAACTATCTAAAACATACAAAAGAGACTATTTATTCTAA